One stretch of Bombus pascuorum chromosome 14, iyBomPasc1.1, whole genome shotgun sequence DNA includes these proteins:
- the LOC132914130 gene encoding nucleolar protein 14 homolog has protein sequence MTLIMIVMRLNKSADDLDDGNDVGSIVKGFQIINRLSPFLYDLARLNPQNATSVIQGITKEKHDDFEKNKKEYPGLDTLIFFKLVSLIFPTSDFRYPVTTACAIFMSEILFRCRIKNKIDISKGLFICTLILEYTVLSKRFAPCVINFLHTIIYVSSPKHLIQDIKTIPTFKRIKHSGNSLILDEDQSKLDVNPSSSYVKASDLIDGPLDDDFKIRALLIAVNLLEEFKIILTMTSDITNRDRYISVS, from the exons atgacGTTAATTATGATTGTAATGAGATTAAACAAATCTGCAGATGATCTTGATGATG GAAATGATGTTGGAAGCATAGTTAAAGGTTTCCAAATTATCAATAG attGTCTCCTTTCTTATACGATCTTGCTCGTCTAAATCCACAGAATGCCACGTCTGTTATACAAGGAATAACCAAAGAAAAGCACGACGACtttgagaaaaataagaaggaaTACCCTGGCCTAGATACA cttatttttttcaaattggtttctttgatatttccaACTTCTGATTTCAGATATCCTGTAACTACTGCCTGTGCAATATTTATGTCTGAAATACTATTTAGATgtcgtattaaaaataaaatagatatttcaaaGGGTCTTTTTATATGTACTCTTATATTAGAG TATACGGTATTAAGTAAACGATTTGCTCCATGTGTGATAAATTTCTTACACACAATAATTTACGTATCCAGTCCTAAACATCTAATTCAAGATATAAAAACCATACCAACGTTTAAAAGAATCAAACACTCAGGAAATTCATTAATACTAGATGAAGATCAATCTAAGTTAGATGTTAATCCAAGTAGTAGTTATGTGAAAGCGTCCGATCTGATAGACGGGCCCTTAGACGATGATTTCAAGATAAGAGCATTATTAATAGCTGTAAATTTATTGGAAGAATTTAAGATTATATTAACGATGACTTCGGATATAACGAATCGTGATCGCTATATTAGCGTTTCTTAA
- the LOC132914334 gene encoding atrial natriuretic peptide receptor 1 has protein sequence MENSLCKQVLSVSTKFLVIAVISQTMGFVNVTPAYDEHSTRVYNVGVLMASRLNSPFDLERCGPAVDLALAEVNDFLSVHNVKLRKVQGSYPSCSGSAAPGLAADMHFRANVIAFIGPACAFALEPVAKLAAYWNTPIITGMGDQPPSEEELSVTSGILGRINKWKNESSGIFKDKSKYPTLTRMSYCQCRLRLVFSSIFKEFGWSHVALILDRSDLFSWTVGKNLEYGLRKEGLLKFVRELDGNSEDESYHYYLRDASMYARVLILSVRGTLVRKFMLAAHDLEMTRGDWAFLDVEIFQGAYWGDHDWQVDDEDDAIARKAYEALLRVSLLQPTSPRFQDFADTVRQRAQTDYNYSFSEGEEVNFFIGAFYDGVYLLGMALNETLSEDGDIRDGISITRRMWDRDFIGITGHVRIDDNGDRDADYSILDLDPITGRFEVVAHYLGLNREYSPVAGKKIHWPGGREGPPADVPECGFLGNDPSCTSRTEAYAFVAYTSLSLVVFLLVAVTAICVLYRHLRVSADLNNMSWRIRPEELLLEIGKPFSSKINLHQAIAENFGLEQRIRRGSQFSCESLPPTTVFTTVGIYKGERVAIKKVTKKKVVDVTKKLLWEIKQVRDVTSENTVRFIGACLCSPSPTVLILTEYCPRGSLKDVLENEAIKLDWNFRMSLIHDIVKGMSYLHASEVSAHGKLRSCNCLIDGRFVLKISDFGLKTLTTPSDMIMDDNYYTKLLWIAPELLSLTVTPGSAATQKGDVYSFAIILEEIVVRGGPYESVKSFMTSQEIVSRVAASETPSFRPEVTPKDCPPDILSLMEKCWNEIPDERPTFHAIRETIRGIMKGYCENLMDDLLRRMEQYANNLEALVEEKTEQLSLEKRRSEELLYQVLPRQVACQLMAGELVQPEQFECVTIYFSDIVGFTALCAQSTPMEVVDFLNDLYSTFDRIIEFYDVYKVETIGDAYMVVSGLPERNGNEHVREIALMALAILDSVRSFTIMHKQNAQLSVRIGVHSGPVCAGVVGQKMPHYCLFGDTVNTASRMESSGLPLRIHISEATKCILDKFGTFDLELRGEVELKGKGRVTSYWLRGCSEPDLRPPTPKYRKHSVSTPDNNLNPLIFPPNNTNGAKANNNTFINLSELQQTV, from the exons ATGGAGAATAGTTTATGCAAACAGGTGTTGTCCGTGAGTACGAAGTTTTTGGTAATCGCAGTGATTTCTCAGACTATGGGTTTTGTCAACGTTACTCCAg CGTATGATGAACATTCCACAAGAGTGTACAACGTAGGCGTTCTTATGGCTTCTCGCTTGAATAGTCCTTTCGATCTGGAGAGATGCGGTCCAGCCGTCGACTTGGCTTTGGCCGAAGTAAACGACTTCTTAAGCGTGCACAACGTAAAGTTGCGCAAGGTTCAAGGAAG CTATCCATCGTGTAGCGGATCCGCGGCACCAGGTTTAGCCGCTGACATGCACTTCCGGGCGAACGTGATCGCGTTTATCGGTCCAGCCTGTGCTTTCGCCTTGGAACCCGTGGCAAAACTCGCCGCCTATTGGAACACTCCCATAATCACTGGAATGGGTGACCAA CCGCCATCGGAGGAAGAACTGTCCGTAACATCGGGTATCCTTGGGAGAATCAATAAATGGAAGAACGAAAGCTCG GGAATCTTCAAAGACAAAAGCAAATATCCAACTCTGACAAGGATGTCTTATTGCCAGTGTCGACTTCGACTGGTATTCTCTagtatatttaaagaatttggATGGTCCCACGTAGCGCTGATATTGGACAGATCCGATCTGTTCTCGTGGACTGTCGGGAAAAATTTGGAATACGGTTTAAGAAAAGAAGGGCTGTTGAAGTTCGTGAGAGAACTCGATGGAAATTCCGAGGACGAGTCCTACCATTATTATTTGCGCGATGCTAGTATGTACGCACGAG TGCTGATCCTTAGCGTTCGAGGAACTCTGGTTAGGAAGTTTATGTTGGCTGCTCATGACTTGGAAATGACGAGGGGAGATTGGGCGTTCCTcgatgttgaaatatttcaa ggAGCCTATTGGGGTGACCACGATTGGCAAGTTGACGACGAGGATGATGCCATTGCTAGAAAAGCGTACGAGGCACTGCTCAGAGTATCTCTTTTGCAACCAACCAGTCCGAGATTTCAAGATTTTGCCGACACTGTTCGCCAAAGAGCTCAAACCGACTACAATTATTCTTTCTCAGAAGGAGAAGAG GTGAATTTCTTTATCGGAGCTTTCTACGATGGCGTATATTTGCTCGGAATGGCATTGAACGAAACTCTGTCCGAGGATGGAGATATCAGAGACGGCATATCGATAACGAGGAGAATGTGGGACCGAGACTTCATTGGTATTACGGGGCACGTGAGGATCGACGACAATGGAGATCGCGACGCGGACTACAGTATCCTGGATTTAGATCCTATCACGGGAAG GTTCGAAGTCGTTGCGCACTATTTAGGATTAAATCGAGAATATAGTCCCGTGGCTGGGAAGAAGATTCATTGGCCCGGAGGAAGAGAAGGTCCTCCTGCCGATGTTCCGGAGTGTGGATTTCTAGGAAACGATCCTTCTTGCACGTCCAGGACTGAAGCCTATGCTTTTGTCGCTTATACCAGTTTGTCCCTCGTTGTGTTTCTACTCGTTGCAGTTACCGCGATATGCGTGTTGTACAG ACATTTGAGGGTGTCGGCCGATCTGAACAACATGTCCTGGAGAATCAGACCCGAAGAACTGCTTCTAGAAATAGGGAAACCGTTCTCTTCGAAAATTAATCTACACCAAGCGATAGCCGAG AATTTTGGATTGGAGCAGCGTATTCGTCGTGGATCGCAATTCAGCTGCGAATCCTTACCTCCGACTACCGTATTCACCACCGTTGGAATTTATAAGGGAGAAAGAGTGGCTATTAAAAAAGTCACTAAAAAGAAGGTAGTTGACGTCACCAAGAAATTATTGTGGGAGATCAAACAAGTTCGAGACGTTACATCGGAAAATACTGTCAG ATTTATCGGCGCGTGTCTCTGTTCTCCATCACCGACCGTGTTAATCTTGACAGAGTATTGTCCTCGAGGTTCCTTGAAAGACGTCCTAGAGAACGAAGCTATTAAATTGGATTGGAATTTTCGAATGTCTCTAATCCACGACATCGTTAAG gGAATGTCTTATCTTCATGCCAGCGAGGTATCAGCACATGGAAAGCTTCGATCCTGCAACTGTTTAATCGATGGCCGTTTCGTCCTAAAAATTTCAGACTTTGGTCTCAAAACACTGACTACCCCGTCTGACATGATAATGgatgataattattatacca AATTGCTTTGGATCGCTCCGGAACTGTTATCGTTAACTGTGACACCAGGCAGTGCGGCAACTCAGAAAGGGGATGTTTATAGTTTCGCGATCATCTTAGAGGAAATCGTGGTTCGTGGTGGCCCGTACGAATCTGTGAAATCGTTTATGACTTCCCAAGAG ATCGTGAGCCGGGTTGCAGCATCAGAAACACCATCGTTCAGACCGGAAGTGACACCAAAAGATTGCCCACCTGATATCCTATCCCTTATGGAGAAATGCTGGAACGAAATCCCAGATGAACGACCAACGTTTCATGCAATTCGCGAAACTATACGTGGCATTATGAA AGGCTACTGTGAAAATTTAATGGACGATCTGTTAAGACGTATGGAACAGTATGCAAATAATTTAGAAGCCCTTGTAGAGGAGAAAACGGAACAGTTAAGTCTAGAGAAGCGACGTAGCGAAGAACTACTGTATCAAGTGCTTCCAAG GCAAGTGGCGTGTCAGTTAATGGCTGGAGAGCTGGTTCAACCAGAACAATTCGAGTGCGTGACGATTTATTTCAGTGACATAGTTGGCTTCACGGCTCTCTGTGCACAAAGTACACCGATGGAAGTGGTGGATTTTTTAAACGACCTCTACAGTACTTTCGATCGCATCATCGAATTCTACGATGTTTATAAG GTGGAAACAATAGGAGATGCATACATGGTAGTGTCTGGCTTGCCGGAAAGAAACGGCAATGAACACGTGAGAGAAATTGCCCTAATGGCTCTAGCGATTCTCGATTCTGTACGTTCCTTCACTATAATGCATAAACAGAATGCACAACTCAGTGTTAGAATTGGTGTACACAGTGGACCTGTTTGCGCGGGTGTAGTTGGTCAAAAGATGCCACATTATTGTCTTTTCGGTGATACAGTAAATACCGCATCAAGGATGGAGTCTTCGGGACTAC CGCTACGCATACACATTTCCGAAGCAACAAAATGTATATTGGATAAGTTTGGGACATTCGATTTGGAACTGAGAGGTGAAGTGGAATTAAAGGGGAAGGGGCGAGTAACTTCTTACTGGTTAAGGGGTTGCTCCGAACCAGATCTAAGGCCACCAACACCGAAATACCGGAAACACAGCGTTAGTACACCGGACAATAATTTAAATCCTCTAATCTTCCCGCCTAATAATACAAATGGTGCAAAAGCCAACAACAAtactttcattaatttatccGAATTACAGCAGACCGTGTAA